From the genome of Nitrosomonas sp., one region includes:
- a CDS encoding ferritin-like domain-containing protein produces the protein MESLHEAANRCLKTSEIEEKLRLTQQTVQAWREGSLSIESTNIPEPIDEPGRPARPKLVMPGNVPKRGLGTKAGLVALIHAVTHIEFNAINLAWDAVYRFRYLPNKFYSDWIHVAEEEAHHFQLLRKRLNALGHDYGDLPAHNGLWEMAKKTAFDPMVRMALVPRVLEARGLDVTPGIIKRLRSADDIKTVAILEIILRDEIGHVKIGSHWFKYFCEKRGLSSDQTFRELLKRYYTGQLSGPFHHEARQKAGFTAIELKALQDMEISKC, from the coding sequence ATGGAATCCCTGCACGAAGCAGCCAACCGCTGTTTGAAAACCAGCGAGATCGAAGAAAAACTGCGCCTGACACAGCAAACCGTTCAAGCATGGCGGGAAGGCTCTTTATCGATCGAATCAACAAACATACCTGAACCTATTGATGAACCGGGGCGCCCCGCAAGGCCTAAACTGGTTATGCCTGGTAACGTACCGAAGCGCGGTTTAGGCACAAAAGCCGGGCTTGTGGCACTCATACATGCGGTGACACATATCGAATTCAATGCCATTAATCTTGCCTGGGATGCGGTGTATCGTTTTCGTTACCTCCCCAATAAATTTTACAGCGATTGGATACATGTCGCCGAAGAGGAAGCGCATCATTTTCAATTATTACGCAAACGGCTGAATGCGCTTGGTCACGATTATGGCGATCTTCCGGCTCACAACGGTTTATGGGAAATGGCCAAAAAAACAGCTTTCGATCCAATGGTCCGTATGGCACTGGTCCCGCGCGTTCTGGAAGCCAGAGGCCTGGATGTTACACCGGGCATTATTAAGCGTTTACGCAGTGCTGATGACATAAAAACCGTCGCGATTCTGGAGATTATTTTACGGGACGAAATCGGACATGTAAAAATCGGATCGCACTGGTTTAAATATTTCTGCGAAAAACGCGGATTGAGTTCCGATCAAACATTCCGCGAATTGCTAAAGCGATATTATACCGGCCAGCTGTCGGGCCCTTTTCATCATGAAGCGAGACAGAAGGCGGGCTTTACAGCAATTGAATTAAAAGCGCTGCAAGATATGGAAATTTCCAAATGTTAG
- a CDS encoding HDOD domain-containing protein, with protein sequence MKEVFLGRLPILDSKQNIVAFELLFRSNQQNEVNVTDNRAASANVIIDTYGQIGIENVMGKRRAFIKVDAQFLLGDSIFLLPKNQIVFELLRDVEITDEIMHRCSELKSKGYQIAIPNEIHMDGQFDRLMPLVNVVKVNVSALEDGELAALVKKIKRWPVLLLAEKVENRDMAKKCKDLGFSLLQGFYFAKPEIISGKRVDPSKLSLLKLLLLIAKDSDVSEIENELKYQPGLSYNLMRMVNSAGTGVSKTVNSIKRAIMILGRKQLQRWIQILLYTAKQKDGSSSDALVHTAAIRGKLLESIAIADRPHDKNHQDRAFMVGVLSLLDTLLGMKMSELVETLSIQKDMSEALLSRRGYLGRQLALIEAQEKGEFDMVSTMLAELGFLSMREFTQLELEALAWASRISEMVNSSG encoded by the coding sequence ATGAAAGAAGTCTTTCTTGGCAGACTACCAATACTGGACAGCAAACAAAATATCGTGGCATTCGAACTGTTATTTCGTTCCAATCAGCAGAATGAAGTGAATGTTACCGACAATCGGGCGGCATCAGCAAATGTCATTATCGATACATACGGACAAATAGGTATTGAAAATGTCATGGGTAAGCGGCGCGCTTTTATTAAAGTCGATGCCCAATTTTTATTGGGTGATTCGATTTTCCTGCTTCCAAAAAACCAAATTGTTTTTGAATTATTAAGAGATGTTGAAATTACCGATGAGATCATGCATCGTTGTTCCGAACTAAAGAGCAAAGGTTATCAGATAGCGATTCCCAATGAGATTCATATGGACGGACAATTTGATCGTCTGATGCCACTGGTTAATGTGGTTAAAGTGAACGTAAGCGCGTTGGAAGATGGTGAGTTAGCTGCATTGGTTAAGAAAATAAAACGGTGGCCAGTATTGTTGCTGGCAGAGAAAGTTGAAAACCGCGATATGGCCAAAAAATGTAAAGACTTGGGTTTCAGCTTGTTGCAAGGCTTTTATTTTGCAAAACCGGAGATTATTTCAGGAAAACGTGTTGATCCATCCAAACTGTCCTTGTTGAAATTGCTTTTGCTTATCGCGAAAGACAGCGATGTTTCAGAAATTGAGAATGAGCTTAAATATCAGCCTGGCTTAAGTTATAACCTGATGCGTATGGTCAATTCAGCTGGTACGGGAGTGTCAAAAACGGTAAATTCAATAAAACGGGCCATCATGATACTGGGCCGCAAACAACTCCAGCGATGGATACAGATATTACTCTATACCGCCAAGCAAAAAGACGGCAGTTCATCGGATGCGTTAGTACATACAGCAGCAATTCGTGGGAAGTTACTCGAATCGATTGCAATAGCAGACAGGCCTCACGACAAGAATCATCAAGACCGTGCGTTTATGGTGGGTGTATTATCATTACTGGATACGTTGCTAGGCATGAAAATGTCCGAACTCGTGGAAACGCTCAGTATTCAGAAAGATATGAGTGAAGCTTTATTGTCGAGACGCGGATACCTGGGACGTCAACTGGCTTTGATAGAAGCGCAAGAAAAAGGTGAATTTGATATGGTTTCAACGATGCTGGCAGAATTGGGTTTCCTCAGTATGCGTGAATTTACGCAGCTGGAACTGGAAGCGCTGGCCTGGGCAAGCCGTATCAGCGAAATGGTTAATTCGTCCGGTTAA